The following are encoded together in the Lactuca sativa cultivar Salinas chromosome 1, Lsat_Salinas_v11, whole genome shotgun sequence genome:
- the LOC111904194 gene encoding probable protein phosphatase 2C 11: MDVKDSTTATATAAPPQYRRPPRLTDDSDDVKPGNPPPITAQKPEPLSEPKHEKEQQHQSAIAVPSKDPDALDSGGGISFVSGSKTARFKYGYASFKGKRASMEDYFETTISEVDGQTVAFFGVFDGHGGSRTAEYLKNNLFKNLSGHPGFMKDTKTAIVEAFRRTDADYLSGENPQQRDAGSTASTAVMLGDRILVANVGDSRVVASRAGSAIPLSIDHKPDRSDERERIEQAGGFIIWAGTWRVGGVLAVSRAFGDKLLKPYVVAEPEIQEELIEGVEFIIIASDGLWNVLSNKDAVGIVQEISDAEAACRKLVQESYARGSSDNITCIVVRFEDH, translated from the exons ATGGACGTCAAAGATTCcaccaccgccaccgccaccgccGCTCCTCCACAGTACCGCCGACCTCCTCGCCTTACAGACGATTCCGACGACGTTAAACCGGGGAATCCGCCACCTATTACCGCTCAAAAGCCAGAACCTTTGTCTGAACCGAAACATGAAAAGGAACAACAACACCAATCCGCCATTGCGGTTCCCTCTAAGGACCCTGATGCCTTGGATAGTGGTGGTGGAATCAG CTTTGTGAGTGGAAGCAAAACTGCAAGATTTAAGTATGGGTATGCCAGTTTCAAGGGTAAAAGGGCATCAATGGAGGATTACTTTGAAACAACAATATCAGAAGTTGATGGTCAAACAGTTGccttttttggtgtttttgatg GTCATGGTGGTTCAAGAACAGCAGAATATCTTAAGAACAATCTTTTCAAGAACTTAAGTGGTCATCCAGGTTTTATGAAAGACACAAAGACAGCCATAG TTGAAGCATTTAGAAGGACAGATGCTGATTACCTAAGTGGAGAAAATCCACAGCAAAGAGATGCTGGTTCTACTGCATCAACTGCTGTAATGCTTGGTGATCGGATTCTGGTAGCAAATGTAGGAGATTCAAGAGTTGTTGCTTCAAGGGCAGGATCAG CTATCCCTTTATCAATTGATCACAAGCCTGACAGAAGTGATGAACGTGAGCGTATTGAACAGGCTGGTGGCTTCATCATTTGGGCAG GAACATGGCGTGTTGGTGGAGTTCTTGCTGTTTCTCGTGCCTTTGGAGACAAACTACTCAAGCCATATGTTGTAGCTGAACCAGAAATTCAG GAGGAATTAATTGAAGGTGTAGAGTTTATAATTATTGCAAGTGATGGGCTCTGGAATGTACTATCAAATAAG GATGCTGTGGGTATTGTGCAGGAAATAAGTGATGCAGAAGCTGCATGTAGGAAACTTGTGCAAGAATCATATGCAAGGGGCAGTTCTGACAATATTACTTGCATTGTTGTACGTTTTGAGgaccattaa